Genomic DNA from Nitratidesulfovibrio vulgaris str. Hildenborough:
GGGAGACAAGGCAGTCTTCAGCGTGTCCGACGAAGGGCCGGGCATCAAGGCCGAGGAACGCGAGTTGCTCTTCGAGTCGTTCCGCAAGCTTTCCGCACGGCCCACCGGCGGCGAATCGAGCACGGGCCTCGGGCTTACCATCGTCAACCGCATCGTCACCGCCCATGGCGGTTCGGTATGGGTGGACGACGCCCCCGCCTCCGGTGCCACCTTCCATGTCTCGCTTCCGCTGACGCCATCTCCCGCATGACGCACGACGCCCGTCGCATCACCATCGCACCGGACGACGCGGGTCGACGCCTCGATGCCGTTCTCGCGCCTCTGTGCCCCGGCATGGGACTGCGCGGCAGACGCAGGCTGTGCGACGAAGGGCTTGTTCTGGTGAATGGGCACCCCCGCCGCCCCGGACATCATGTGGCCACCGGTGACGAGGTCGTGCTGGTCGACGCCGCAGACGGCACGACCGGGCAAGGCAAGGCCGGGCCGAGTACGACCGGGCCGAGTACGACCGGGACAGATACGGCCGAAGCAGCCATGGCAGCCCGCACCTCGGCGGGCACGACATCGCCGGAGGGGACTGCGTGTGACGCAGAAGCCCTCCTACCCGCACCCGGCCCCGTTGCCGACCCGACAGGTCACCCGAAAGGCGAAGACCCGCTCGCCCCCCTTCGCCCCGGAGGAGAGGCCCACGCTGCGGGACTCCGCCTCATCCTCCCCCTTGACGGTGCGACAGACTCTCCTCCCCCCACGGGCGGGGTTCCCCGTCTGGTGGCCGTGTACAAGCCGGGGGGGCTGCACTCTGCCGCACTCGCGGGAGGGCGTGCGCCGAATGCCGAGAACCTGCTGCCAGCCCTGAAGCTTCTCAACAGGCTAGACGGCCCCACGTCCGGCATCCTCATGCTGGCGGGCGACACTGCGGGTGAACGTCAATGGCGGAAAGCGGAGGATGAGGGCGGAACACGCAAGACCTACCTTGCCGTCTGCACAGGGCGGCTTGAGAGGGGCACGGTCGTCCGCGCCGCGCTGGACACGGCACGCCGCACCGTGACGCGGGTCCGGCCCTGCGACACGGACGACAGGCTGCGCCACACCGAGGTCGTGCCGCTTGCCCACTTCAGGCTGGGCGACCTCGCGAACCTCATCACCGACGACACAGCAGGTGCACCGGCATGCGATGAGACCGTCACGCTGGTGTGCTGCCGCATCCGCAAGGGCGCACGCCACCAGATTCGTGCCCACATGGCTCACATCGGCCACCCCCTGCTGGGCGACGACGTGTATGCGGCCCCGGCATCGCCCCCTCCGGGGCGGATGCCCCTGTTCCTGCATCACAGCCGCATCACCCTGCCGGGATTCTCGGCGGCATGCCTTCCTTCATGGCTGGAATGCCTGCCCGACGCCGCAGCGGCTGCCGCCCGGCGCATCCTCCTCGACGACGAGAGGCCCTGACCCCGCTGCCGCATCAGGGCATGGCTGCCGCCAGACGCAACAGCACCCGCTCCAGTTCGCCCAGTTCGATGGGTTTGGGGATGTAGGCGCTCATGCCTGCCGCGAGAAAGCGCTCGCGGTCGCCCTCCATGGCGTGGGCCGTGAGCGCCACCACCGGCGGCAACGCACGCGCCTGTTCGCCGGCTTCGGCGCGAATGCGCGCGAGGGCCTCCAGTCCGTCCAGTTCGGGCATCTGGATGTCCATGAGTACGCAGTCGAAACGGCCCTCCCGCAGGGCTTCGACGGCTTCCAGCCCGTTGGTGACGCAGACGGCCTCATGTCCCAGATGATGCAGGCAACGGCTGAGGGTCATTCTGTTGACCGCCTCGTCCTCGGCGACAAGCACCTTGAGAGGGCGACGCAGCGCAGGGGTGCTGTCCATGACGTCGCAGGTCACCCCGCCACCGGAGGGAAGCCTGAACGGCAGGCAGACATGCACCGCCGTGCCCTCTCCCAGAGCGCTCTCGACGTTGAGCCCCCCGCCCATGAGATGCACGAGGCGGCGTACGATGCCAAGCCCGAGCCCCGTCCCCGAATATCTGCGCGTCGTCGAACCGTCGAGTTGCGTGAAAGGCTCGAAGATGGACATGAGCCGGTCGTGGGGAATCCCTATGCCGGTATCGGATACGGAGAACAACAGCCGCACGCTCTCTTCCGTACGCCTCACGGCGCACACCTCGACCCCCACAGTCCCCTCGTGCGTGAACTTCATGGCATTGCCGAGCAGATTGAAGAGTATCTGCCGCAGCCTGGTACCGTCTCCCCACACCTCGCAGGGCAGTTCGTCACAACGCCACCGCAGGCGAAGCCCCCTGATGCGCGCGTCCTGCGCGAACATGTCGTACACCTGCCGCACTGCCTCTTCAGGTGAAAAGCGGTCGTGCCGCAATTCCATGCGTCCGGCTTCGATGCGCGACAGGTCGAGGATGTCGCTGAGAACCCGCAGAAGCGTGCGCCCCGAATCGAGGGCGATGTGCACAAGTTCGTTCTGGTCACGGTCGAGGTCGCCCGCCTCCAGCAACTGGAGCATCCCCAGCATGCCGTTCAACGGTGTCCGCAGTTCGTGACTCATGTTGGCAAGGAACTCGCTCTTGGCCCTGTTGGCCGATTCCGCATGCTCCTTGGCGAGTGACAGCCTGTGCAACGAGCGACGACGTTCGAGGTGTTCGAGCATCCCGCGCATGAGCAGGTCGAGTTGTTTGATGTCGGCACGGGTGAAGGGAGTAGGCTTGTCGAGCAATACGGCCACAGCCCCAAGTCTGCCGTCGAGCCTGACCGGGACGGCAAGATGCCGGGCGTGCGGCCCGTGCCTGCCATGGGTGAGTTCACTGGCCAACGGCCCCATGCCTGCCGCCGCCCGGGTCATCAAGTCGTCCAGACGGGCCCGGTCGGGTTCCGCGACATGTCCGGCATCGGGCTGGGGCGGCACGCGTCGCGGCCCTGCGATGCCCTCGGGCTCATCCGGGCCCCTGCCACCTGCCGCGCCCCCATCGGTATCATCCCCCCCGGCACCGCCATGCGCCACGGAGGCCCATTGCCAGCCTTCCGTCCCGAAGAGCGGGTCCCCATGGTCCACGATATGCCTGATGACCCGCGTTTCGGGGTCATGGAGCACCACGCGGCCCACCCGTGCCCCCGTCAGCTGCATACTTTGCGTCAACGCATACCGCGCGACCACCTCCTCCGGCTCCTTCATGCGGAAGATGCGCTGCAACGCCGCCATACGCCGGGCATTGCTGCGTCGCTCCTCGCGCCCGCGCACCCGGTCGGTCACGTCATGGAACATGCAGGCGAACTGGCGTTCGGCAGGCCGATAGGCCGACACCTTGAAATACTTGCCAAGATCACGGTTGAACGCCTCGAACGTCACAGGAACCCCCGTGAGGGCCACCTGACCGTAGCGCTGCAACCACTCGCTCTCCAATCCCGGCAGTACATCCCGCGCCGTGCGCCCCACCATCTCGGACGCCAGCAACCCGGTCATACGTTCGAAGGCCGGATTGACGGCCAGAAAACGATAGTCGACGGGTACTCCGGCCCCGTCGCAGATGATCTCATGCAGTGCGAACGCACTCAGCATGCCGTTGAACAGGGCACGGTAGTCCTCGGTTGCCCTGCGCATGGCCGACACGTCGCGGCCTATGCACAATACCGTGGCGTCCCCTCCATCAGGGGCGGGCTCGGGAACGATACGCCACTCGAAGAACCGGCGCCCCTGCCGCGTGCGCTCTTCCAACTCCGCCCGCTGCACCTCACCGGAGGACATCGCCAGCTGGACTCTCTCCCGCAGTTCACGCAGCATCGCAGGCTGCTGCCCAAGTGGCTGCCCCGTCACGTGACCAGAGGGCAGTCGCTTGCTGCGCACGAAACGACGCAACGCCGGGTTCGCAAAGAGCAGCCGTCCACGCGCATCGAAGCGCACCACGATGTCCGGAATGTTCTCCACCAGCGTGCGGTATCCGCGCTCGCTGGTTACGAGTGCCGCCCCGGTCTCCTGCGCGGCCGTGATGTCCTCGGATATGGCGATGACATCGCCAAGGGGCAGTCTGCAGAAGATGCACCGCCAGAATCGTCCCCCACCGGCTGCGCCATGTCGCAGGGCCGGAATCTCGAGGGTTCCCCCTTCCGCATGGACCCGGCGCAGGGCCTCCCCGAAGGGGGATTCCACAAGCCATGGCAGCAGCGAACCGAGCAAATCGGGGGATTCGGGCAAGTCGGGCGAACCGTCATCGCCATTGCGGGGCACATTCTCGAGATAGGCCTTTGCAAGGGGATTCATGTCGATAAGGCGTGATGCCCCCACATCACGTGCGACGCGCCACACGAAGACCATGACGGGTATGCGCTCGAAGACGCTTCGATAGAGTGCCCCGGTACGCCGCAGTTGTTCCACCTGCGAATCGTGCAACACCCTCTCGCGACGAAGGGTCCGGATGGTGCTCTCGGCCTGTACCATCCGGGCACGGTGTTGCTTGTCCTTACGTCGCGCCATGCCACCTCCCTGCCGGAGTCTGCGCGTACGAAGTGCTGCCCTCAGGTACGGCGCACTCATCGATGAGGCGAAGCCGCCATCTCGGCCATCTGTGACCATACCTACCTCAAAGCATCCCGCAATGATATTGCGCCCCCGCGTGATGTGCATTTTTATCTTGAAAACAAAAATCAATTTCAATATACACGAGTCACGCCCTTTCCACACCGGGCACAGCAAGGACAGGATGACGATGCAGAAGAACGACCGAACCACCCCATGCCCCACCCTCTGCCGGTGTACACCGCCGTCGCCCCGCTGACGGGACGGCGGCATGAAAACACCCAGGAGTGCAGACCATGCCCAAAGCCCTCATCGTCTACGGTTCCACCACAGGCAACACGGAATACACCGCCGAAACCATCGCACGTGAACTTGCCGATGCAGGGTACGAAGTCGATAGCCGGGACGCGGCCTCTGTCGAGGCTGGCGGTCTCTTCGAAGGCTTCGACCTCGTCCTTCTCGGATGCTCGACGTGGGGTGACGACTCCATCGAACTGCAGGACGACTTCATTCCCCTTTTCGACTCCCTCGAAGAGACGGGGGCGCAGGGCCGCAAGGTGGCCTGCTTCGGCTGCGGCGACAGTTCCTACGAGTACTTCTGCGGGGCTGTCGACGCCATCGAAGAGAAGCTCAAGAACCTCGGTGCCGAAATCGTTCAGGACGGTCTTCGCATCGATGGCGACCCCCGCGCCGCCCGGGACGACATCGTCGGCTGGGCGCATGACGTGAGGGGCGCCATCTAGTCACACGCGGGCGACCTCACCTCCCCGGCCATATCTTACAACCGGGTCGTGACGCATGACGGCCCTCGCTGCATACAGTCTGCAAAGGAGTATCACCATGACCACCGCCAGTTCCATATCCTCACTGCACGAAGCACGCAGGGCCTTCGGCCGGGGCATACGCTCCGCCCTCCTTTCGGGGGGGCGTCGCCCAGATGCGCCTGCCGGACATGCGGTAGAGGAAAAGGTGCACGCCGCAAGAGAGGAAGCGCACCAGAGGACGGACGACCATGCGTGATTGCCTGCCCTTCTTCGCCGCTGTCATCGCCCTTGAAATCCTCGTGACATCGCTGATGCTGGGATGATGCCCGTCTGATACCCGCCTGGTACTCGCCTGATACTAGGCTGATGCTAGCTGATGCCGGGAGGATGCGGGGCTGACGCACTCGCTACGCTCGCGACGGGAACGTCCCCGGTGCAGCGTGTCCTCAAAAGGGTCGGGGGAGAACGGATCGTTCCGGACAAGCCGCGGACATCTCGCGGTCTAGGCCCCTTGCTGTACAGCTGAGCCGCGGGCGGCATACCTCGGCCAGCATCGCCGAAGAGACACAAGCGCCGTTCTGGTCGTTTCTTGCGGTTCCTTCACCAGAAGGGTCCGCCTCCCTGACCGCACTCGCCTCCAGACGGAAAGCCCCCTGTACCGTAGTGGTACAGGGGGCTTCCTACTGAACGTATCGTTCGCGCTATGCCGCCGCAATCAGCCCCGCCGCCGCATCCGCGACCGGACGAGGTCGACGGCGATGGGCAACACCGAAACCACGATGATGGCATAGATGAGCACACTGAAGTTGCGCTGCACGAAAGGCGTGTTGCCGAGGAAATAGCCGGCGGAGACCAGCGAGGTCACCCACAGGATGCCGCCGCTGATGTTGAACATGAAGAATCGCGTAGGGCACATGGTGGCGACACCGGCGACAAAGGGCGCGAAGGTGCGCACGATGGGGATGAATCGCGCCAGCACGATGGCCTTGCCCCCATGTCGTTCATAGAAGTCATGTGCCCGTTGCAGGTGCTGTTTGTTGAGAAAACGTGTCTCCCGCTCGAAGATGGCGGGCCCCACATGACGGCCTATCTCATAGTTCACGGCATCGCCGCCGACGGCGGCAGCCAGCAGCACGCCCATGAGCGTGGGGTAATCGAGATGCCCTGCCCCGGCGATGGTCCCCGCCGCGAAAAGCAGCGAATCACCGGGAAGGAACGGAGTGACCACCAGCCCCGTCTCGCAGAAGACGATGCAGAACAGGATGGCATAGGTCAGCGTCCCATACTCTCCGACCAGTTGAAACAGGTACTTGTCGACGTGAAGCAGCAGGTCTATCAGATGCGTCAGCATTTCCATCGGGTTTCCTCCTGCGGGTGTCCGCGCCCCTCTCTATCCCAAGCCCTTTGGCCGCACAAGCGTATCGGACGTCGCCGCGCATCCCCCGCGGCACGACGTCGTGACCTGCCCGTTGCAACGCCATGGCATGAGGCACGGGTGCACCTGTGCTTC
This window encodes:
- a CDS encoding ATP-binding protein, whose protein sequence is MARRKDKQHRARMVQAESTIRTLRRERVLHDSQVEQLRRTGALYRSVFERIPVMVFVWRVARDVGASRLIDMNPLAKAYLENVPRNGDDGSPDLPESPDLLGSLLPWLVESPFGEALRRVHAEGGTLEIPALRHGAAGGGRFWRCIFCRLPLGDVIAISEDITAAQETGAALVTSERGYRTLVENIPDIVVRFDARGRLLFANPALRRFVRSKRLPSGHVTGQPLGQQPAMLRELRERVQLAMSSGEVQRAELEERTRQGRRFFEWRIVPEPAPDGGDATVLCIGRDVSAMRRATEDYRALFNGMLSAFALHEIICDGAGVPVDYRFLAVNPAFERMTGLLASEMVGRTARDVLPGLESEWLQRYGQVALTGVPVTFEAFNRDLGKYFKVSAYRPAERQFACMFHDVTDRVRGREERRSNARRMAALQRIFRMKEPEEVVARYALTQSMQLTGARVGRVVLHDPETRVIRHIVDHGDPLFGTEGWQWASVAHGGAGGDDTDGGAAGGRGPDEPEGIAGPRRVPPQPDAGHVAEPDRARLDDLMTRAAAGMGPLASELTHGRHGPHARHLAVPVRLDGRLGAVAVLLDKPTPFTRADIKQLDLLMRGMLEHLERRRSLHRLSLAKEHAESANRAKSEFLANMSHELRTPLNGMLGMLQLLEAGDLDRDQNELVHIALDSGRTLLRVLSDILDLSRIEAGRMELRHDRFSPEEAVRQVYDMFAQDARIRGLRLRWRCDELPCEVWGDGTRLRQILFNLLGNAMKFTHEGTVGVEVCAVRRTEESVRLLFSVSDTGIGIPHDRLMSIFEPFTQLDGSTTRRYSGTGLGLGIVRRLVHLMGGGLNVESALGEGTAVHVCLPFRLPSGGGVTCDVMDSTPALRRPLKVLVAEDEAVNRMTLSRCLHHLGHEAVCVTNGLEAVEALREGRFDCVLMDIQMPELDGLEALARIRAEAGEQARALPPVVALTAHAMEGDRERFLAAGMSAYIPKPIELGELERVLLRLAAAMP
- a CDS encoding flavodoxin, with product MPKALIVYGSTTGNTEYTAETIARELADAGYEVDSRDAASVEAGGLFEGFDLVLLGCSTWGDDSIELQDDFIPLFDSLEETGAQGRKVACFGCGDSSYEYFCGAVDAIEEKLKNLGAEIVQDGLRIDGDPRAARDDIVGWAHDVRGAI
- a CDS encoding pseudouridine synthase, which produces MTHDARRITIAPDDAGRRLDAVLAPLCPGMGLRGRRRLCDEGLVLVNGHPRRPGHHVATGDEVVLVDAADGTTGQGKAGPSTTGPSTTGTDTAEAAMAARTSAGTTSPEGTACDAEALLPAPGPVADPTGHPKGEDPLAPLRPGGEAHAAGLRLILPLDGATDSPPPTGGVPRLVAVYKPGGLHSAALAGGRAPNAENLLPALKLLNRLDGPTSGILMLAGDTAGERQWRKAEDEGGTRKTYLAVCTGRLERGTVVRAALDTARRTVTRVRPCDTDDRLRHTEVVPLAHFRLGDLANLITDDTAGAPACDETVTLVCCRIRKGARHQIRAHMAHIGHPLLGDDVYAAPASPPPGRMPLFLHHSRITLPGFSAACLPSWLECLPDAAAAAARRILLDDERP
- a CDS encoding DedA family protein, whose amino-acid sequence is MEMLTHLIDLLLHVDKYLFQLVGEYGTLTYAILFCIVFCETGLVVTPFLPGDSLLFAAGTIAGAGHLDYPTLMGVLLAAAVGGDAVNYEIGRHVGPAIFERETRFLNKQHLQRAHDFYERHGGKAIVLARFIPIVRTFAPFVAGVATMCPTRFFMFNISGGILWVTSLVSAGYFLGNTPFVQRNFSVLIYAIIVVSVLPIAVDLVRSRMRRRG